A section of the Solitalea canadensis DSM 3403 genome encodes:
- the htpG gene encoding molecular chaperone HtpG, whose translation MAQKGSISVNTENIFPIIKKFLYSDHDIFLRELVANATDATQKLQKLAGIGDFKGELGDLTIKISVDKDKKTLTISDKGLGMTEAEVMKYINQVAFSGATEFVEKFKDVDTTSIIGKFGLGFYSAFMVAEKVELITKSYQDAKAVKWTCDGSTEFSTEEIEKAERGTDVVLYLNTDSEEFLEDHRINEILNRYCRFMPIPIVFGKDAEKVKEGEEEKTIEKDHVINAVQPLYTRDPQSLKDEDYLNFYRELYPMAEDPLFWIHLKVDYPFNLTGILYFPKVKNDITLHKDKIQLYSRQVFITDNVENIVPEFLRLMHGVIDSPDIPLNVSRSYLQSDANVKKISNYITRKVADRLEELFKSDRVLFEQKWESIGLFVKYGMVTDEKFFEKAQKFCLYETLEGKFFTLDEYKEKIKDNQVDKNGNFTLIYTSNPAQQDIFIRAAKNRGLDVLKMDSLIDNHFISNVEYKFEKVRMKRVDADTVDKLVETDTVLDVALTDDQKKQVDEIFKKATNNDKLDLEVAAMSGDEMPVTIVRPEFMRRMMEMQELSGGNGGMFGFNGFGAEKVMVNGNHPLIQKLLTVSEDKQTQLARQAYDLALLAQGMLKGEALTGFIHRSLEIAE comes from the coding sequence ATGGCACAAAAAGGATCGATTTCAGTAAATACGGAAAACATCTTTCCTATTATTAAAAAATTTCTTTACTCTGATCATGATATTTTTTTACGCGAGTTAGTAGCAAATGCAACTGACGCTACCCAGAAATTACAAAAACTTGCAGGAATTGGAGATTTTAAAGGAGAACTGGGAGACCTAACGATTAAAATCAGTGTTGACAAAGACAAAAAAACGCTTACTATTTCTGACAAAGGTTTAGGTATGACCGAAGCCGAAGTGATGAAATACATTAATCAGGTTGCATTTTCAGGAGCTACTGAATTTGTTGAGAAATTCAAAGATGTTGATACCACTTCCATCATTGGTAAGTTCGGACTCGGGTTTTACTCCGCATTTATGGTTGCTGAGAAAGTGGAGTTAATTACGAAGTCTTATCAAGATGCTAAGGCTGTTAAATGGACGTGCGACGGTTCAACGGAATTTAGCACAGAGGAGATTGAAAAAGCTGAACGCGGAACGGACGTTGTTTTATATTTAAATACCGATTCAGAAGAATTTTTAGAAGATCATCGTATTAACGAGATCCTAAACCGCTATTGCCGCTTCATGCCAATCCCAATCGTTTTCGGTAAAGATGCTGAAAAAGTAAAAGAAGGGGAAGAGGAAAAAACAATCGAAAAAGATCATGTTATTAATGCAGTTCAGCCATTATACACTCGTGATCCGCAATCGTTAAAAGATGAAGATTACCTCAATTTTTATCGTGAGTTATACCCAATGGCTGAAGATCCATTATTCTGGATCCACCTAAAGGTTGATTATCCATTTAATCTTACGGGTATTCTCTATTTCCCTAAAGTAAAAAATGACATTACGCTTCATAAAGACAAAATCCAACTGTACTCTCGTCAGGTATTTATTACCGACAATGTAGAGAATATAGTTCCTGAGTTTTTGCGTTTGATGCATGGTGTGATTGATTCACCTGATATTCCATTAAACGTTTCTCGTTCATACTTACAGTCAGACGCAAATGTTAAAAAAATCAGCAACTACATAACCCGTAAAGTTGCCGATCGTTTAGAAGAACTATTCAAAAGCGATAGAGTATTATTTGAGCAAAAATGGGAAAGCATTGGACTGTTTGTTAAATACGGAATGGTTACTGATGAGAAATTCTTTGAAAAAGCACAGAAATTCTGCTTGTACGAAACACTTGAGGGCAAATTTTTTACGCTTGATGAGTACAAAGAAAAGATCAAGGATAATCAAGTAGATAAAAATGGTAACTTCACTTTAATTTATACTTCAAACCCGGCTCAACAGGATATCTTTATCCGTGCAGCAAAGAATCGCGGACTGGATGTGTTGAAAATGGATTCATTGATCGATAATCACTTTATCAGCAATGTTGAATATAAGTTTGAAAAAGTTCGAATGAAACGTGTTGATGCTGACACCGTTGATAAATTGGTTGAAACCGACACAGTATTAGACGTTGCATTAACAGATGACCAAAAGAAACAAGTTGATGAAATCTTTAAAAAGGCTACCAACAACGATAAACTGGATCTTGAAGTTGCTGCAATGAGTGGCGATGAAATGCCAGTAACCATTGTTCGTCCTGAGTTTATGCGCCGAATGATGGAAATGCAAGAATTAAGCGGAGGAAATGGGGGTATGTTTGGCTTTAATGGTTTTGGAGCTGAAAAGGTTATGGTGAATGGAAACCATCCTTTAATTCAGAAATTACTGACAGTTTCGGAAGATAAACAAACTCAATTAGCACGACAAGCTTACGATTTGGCATTACTTGCACAAGGAATGCTAAAAGGAGAAGCATTAACAGGCTTTATTCATCGTTCACTGGAAATTGCAGAATAA
- a CDS encoding D-glucuronyl C5-epimerase, producing the protein MLSQRILSTLGHTSEIFKRSSLIFKGVNAFWRIPPNLDLTNYSNQETSLGLYPLDYATIVKDGYYWLSDKEGLPVKPVWGNVIHNNTRLCGYAIGNWNLYYETNDEKYLEQVKHVADYLLRTADHYNNEVNLRKEILGQGHVGEISSMSQGQAISVFCRCFEATNDLKYLDAALKCIPCFYRNVDANGVVSTYGTDHLLWYEEFVKPPCLHVLNGMMYAMLGLFDLFKLTKSESIHDLYQKGVKSIEDALPSFDCGWWSWYGVRDDGNHYLASMGYHSLHIWQLYVLGTIADSSIMLEKANRFLEYTRHSDFRLRSIKFLVYEKAKKYFKGYFNKLTKLHSQTMWYIT; encoded by the coding sequence ATGCTCTCTCAACGTATTCTATCTACGCTGGGGCATACGTCTGAAATTTTTAAGCGCTCGTCTTTAATTTTCAAAGGAGTGAATGCTTTTTGGCGTATTCCCCCTAATCTTGATTTAACTAATTATTCAAATCAGGAAACATCCCTTGGCTTATATCCTCTCGATTATGCAACCATTGTAAAAGATGGTTACTATTGGCTATCCGATAAGGAGGGCCTTCCTGTGAAGCCTGTTTGGGGAAATGTTATTCACAATAATACAAGGCTTTGCGGATATGCAATCGGCAACTGGAATCTTTATTACGAAACAAATGATGAAAAATATTTAGAACAGGTTAAACATGTAGCAGATTACCTCTTAAGAACCGCTGATCATTATAATAACGAAGTAAACCTTCGGAAAGAGATTCTCGGCCAGGGACACGTAGGTGAAATTTCGTCAATGAGCCAAGGCCAGGCAATCAGTGTTTTTTGCCGGTGTTTTGAAGCTACAAATGATTTAAAGTACCTGGATGCGGCCCTAAAATGTATTCCTTGCTTTTATAGGAATGTTGACGCTAACGGTGTTGTGTCTACCTATGGCACTGACCATTTATTATGGTACGAAGAGTTTGTGAAGCCTCCTTGCCTACATGTGCTTAATGGGATGATGTATGCAATGTTGGGACTGTTTGATTTATTTAAACTTACCAAGTCCGAAAGCATACATGATCTGTATCAAAAAGGCGTCAAGAGCATTGAGGATGCGCTTCCTTCATTTGATTGTGGTTGGTGGAGCTGGTACGGAGTTCGTGACGATGGTAACCATTATCTGGCCAGCATGGGTTATCATTCATTGCACATTTGGCAGTTATATGTTTTAGGGACAATCGCTGATTCATCGATAATGCTTGAAAAAGCAAATCGTTTTTTGGAATACACCAGGCATTCAGATTTCCGATTACGCTCAATTAAGTTTTTGGTATATGAGAAAGCAAAAAAGTATTTTAAAGGATATTTTAATAAACTGACAAAATTGCACTCTCAGACGATGTGGTATATAACTTGA
- a CDS encoding TIGR01212 family radical SAM protein (This family includes YhcC from E. coli K-12, an uncharacterized radical SAM protein.): MSTDSGITTYNNYGAWLREKYNGQRVFKVIVDGGFTCPNRDGSKGYGGCTYCNVDSFTPELTRALPNMRDQISLGMERARHMYRADKFIIYFQPNTNTYAPTHYLKSMYDEALSINTSDIVGLSVGTRADCIDAEKIALLESYTNHVDVDLEMGMESIYEETLAQLNRGCTHAELVDVLGLLTSSKLDVCVHSIFGLPGETHEMMLAYADEINRHPQIKFVKLHHLYIVEGSIMGVKYKREPFKLFTMEEYAEFLCQLIPRLRPDIVIQRLFGISDREFLIAPEWGMNKSGIQTYFENYLEKRGVVQGSAL; the protein is encoded by the coding sequence ATGTCAACAGATTCAGGGATAACTACATATAATAATTACGGCGCTTGGCTGAGAGAAAAATATAACGGTCAGCGTGTTTTTAAGGTGATTGTGGACGGAGGATTTACTTGTCCGAACAGAGACGGGAGTAAAGGCTATGGAGGATGTACCTATTGTAACGTAGATTCTTTCACTCCTGAACTTACTCGTGCACTTCCGAACATGCGTGATCAGATCTCATTGGGAATGGAACGCGCTCGCCACATGTACAGAGCAGATAAATTTATTATCTACTTTCAGCCCAATACCAATACCTATGCTCCTACGCATTACCTGAAATCGATGTATGATGAGGCATTATCGATAAACACTTCGGATATTGTGGGTTTGTCTGTAGGAACTCGTGCTGATTGTATTGATGCTGAAAAAATTGCCTTGCTCGAAAGTTATACCAATCATGTGGATGTAGATTTAGAAATGGGTATGGAATCCATTTATGAAGAAACATTGGCGCAACTAAACCGTGGGTGTACACATGCAGAACTTGTTGATGTGCTAGGGTTGCTCACCAGTTCCAAACTGGATGTTTGTGTTCACTCCATCTTTGGATTGCCTGGCGAAACGCATGAAATGATGTTAGCCTATGCCGATGAAATCAATCGCCATCCGCAGATCAAATTTGTTAAACTCCACCATTTATATATTGTTGAAGGCTCCATTATGGGTGTTAAATACAAAAGAGAACCGTTCAAACTGTTCACCATGGAAGAATATGCGGAGTTTCTTTGTCAGCTAATCCCACGCCTTCGTCCAGATATTGTTATTCAGCGTTTATTTGGCATCTCCGACCGTGAGTTTCTTATTGCTCCGGAGTGGGGGATGAACAAATCAGGCATTCAGACTTACTTCGAGAATTATTTAGAAAAGAGAGGGGTGGTGCAGGGCAGCGCGTTGTAA
- a CDS encoding SDR family NAD(P)-dependent oxidoreductase, whose amino-acid sequence MNKRTALITGATQGIGYYFSRIMARNRVDLVLIDKNEDLLMDLALDLYQRYGVRVKFIPFDLSKTNAPFVVYNDIIKDGFRIDYLINSAGVGDYGFFHETDWEKEREMINLNVVSLVQLTKLFVNDMVIHGKGRVLNVASTAAFQPGPSMAVYYATKAFVLSFSEAIANELKNSGITVTALCPDPQQSGLQHLAEIEVNKLLRGRKLPKDWEVAEFGFHSMIEGKTVAVNGFMNRLWLNTRRLFRKNITQPATLTKERA is encoded by the coding sequence ATGAATAAACGTACCGCTTTAATAACAGGTGCCACCCAAGGCATTGGTTATTACTTTTCAAGAATTATGGCTAGAAACCGAGTCGACTTGGTTCTCATCGATAAGAACGAAGACCTCTTGATGGATCTTGCCCTCGATCTTTATCAGCGATATGGAGTTCGGGTAAAGTTTATCCCTTTTGATCTTAGTAAAACTAACGCTCCCTTTGTTGTTTACAATGATATTATTAAAGACGGCTTTCGGATCGATTATTTGATAAACAGCGCCGGCGTTGGTGATTATGGCTTTTTTCATGAAACTGATTGGGAGAAAGAACGAGAGATGATCAATTTAAATGTGGTCAGCCTTGTTCAGTTAACAAAGCTTTTTGTAAATGACATGGTAATTCATGGTAAAGGCAGGGTATTAAATGTTGCCTCCACTGCTGCTTTTCAACCAGGACCAAGCATGGCGGTTTATTATGCCACAAAAGCATTTGTGCTATCATTTTCGGAAGCCATAGCCAATGAATTGAAGAATAGTGGTATCACCGTTACAGCTCTTTGCCCCGACCCTCAACAATCAGGTTTACAGCATCTCGCAGAAATAGAAGTAAATAAGTTGTTGCGAGGCAGAAAACTACCAAAAGATTGGGAAGTGGCAGAGTTTGGCTTCCATTCAATGATCGAAGGTAAAACAGTTGCTGTAAATGGATTTATGAACAGATTGTGGTTAAATACTAGACGCCTATTCAGAAAAAATATTACTCAACCAGCTACATTGACAAAAGAACGTGCTTAA
- a CDS encoding methylmalonyl-CoA mutase family protein produces MDTVEVYKPKNKIRFVTAAALFDGHDASINIMRRILQSSGAEVIHLGHNRSVEEVVNCAIQEDVQGIAMTSYQGGHVEYFKYMYDLLKERGAGHIKLFGGGGGVILPEEIDELHTYGINRIFSPDDGRTMGLQGMINFLLEQCDFPVKTALNGEVKGIGKKEVTSIAHAISVAENFPEEADNFLKEVKKLIGQHKIPVLGITGTGGAGKSSLVDELVRRYLLETDKTIAIISVDPSKRKTGGALLGDRIRMNAINNPRVYMRSLATRQANLALSKYVQEAIDICKAASYDLIIVETSGIGQSDTEITEHCDVSLYVMTPEFGAATQLEKIDMLDFADLVAINKFDKRGALDAIRDVKKQYKRNHNLWDANDDTLPIFGTIASQFNDPGMNNLFMALMAKIKERTGVDFQAHYELTPEVSEKVYIIPPDRNRYLAEIVENNHEYKSWVNEQCVIAQKMFQLKGTIDLLKAPNSTDLAAESIAQLEGLYNHLEDNLAGECKRLLREWPETVKKYKEDNFIYKVRDKEIKQALYYESLSKLRIPKISLPKYEAWGDILRWLLTENVPGEFPYAAGVFPLKREGEDPTRMFAGEGGPERTNKRFHYVSLGQPAHRLSTAFDSVTLYGEDPHVRPDIYGKIGNSGVSIATLDDCKKLYSGFDLCHPSTSVSMTINGPAPMLLGFFMNTAIDQQCEKYIHQHGLVKEVKAKIDEIYKKKGLEKPTYNGELPEGNNGLGLMLLGVTGDEVLPADVYEKIKAHAIATVRGTVQADILKEDQAQNTCIFSTEFALRMMGDIQQYFIDEKVRNFYSVSISGYHIAEAGANPISQLAFTLANGFTFVEYYLSRGMHIDEFAPNLSFFFSNGIDPEYSVIGRVARRIWAKAIKNKYKGNDRSQKLKYHIQTSGRSLHAQEIDFNDIRTTLQALYAIYDNCNSLHTNAYDEAITTPTEESVRRAMAIQLIINRELGLAKNENPIQGAFIIEELTDLVEEAVLTEFKRINDRGGVLGAMETMYQRSKIQEESLYYETLKHTGAYPIIGVNTFLNSKGSPTVVPQEVIRATEDEKQYQIAALHAFQKRNDAQSVQLLKELQQAAIHNENIFDKLMEVSKCCSLGQISAALYQVGGQYRRNM; encoded by the coding sequence ATGGATACAGTAGAAGTTTATAAACCTAAAAACAAGATTCGTTTTGTTACGGCGGCAGCTTTGTTCGACGGGCACGATGCCTCGATAAATATTATGCGCCGTATCTTACAATCGTCAGGAGCTGAAGTAATTCATCTTGGGCACAACCGCTCGGTTGAAGAAGTTGTGAATTGCGCGATCCAGGAAGATGTACAAGGTATTGCCATGACCAGCTACCAAGGTGGCCACGTGGAGTACTTTAAATACATGTATGATCTGTTGAAAGAAAGAGGCGCCGGACATATCAAACTATTTGGTGGTGGTGGAGGCGTTATTCTTCCAGAAGAAATCGACGAACTTCACACCTATGGTATTAACCGGATTTTTTCTCCTGATGATGGTCGTACAATGGGTTTACAGGGAATGATCAATTTCTTGCTTGAGCAATGTGATTTTCCTGTTAAAACCGCATTAAACGGAGAAGTTAAAGGCATTGGAAAGAAAGAGGTAACATCTATTGCCCACGCTATTTCTGTGGCAGAAAACTTTCCGGAAGAAGCTGATAATTTCTTAAAAGAGGTAAAAAAATTAATCGGACAACATAAGATACCTGTTTTGGGTATTACCGGTACTGGTGGTGCAGGTAAATCATCCCTTGTGGATGAATTGGTACGCCGTTACTTGTTAGAAACGGATAAAACCATTGCCATTATTTCTGTTGATCCTTCAAAACGTAAAACCGGAGGAGCATTACTAGGTGATCGTATCCGCATGAACGCAATTAATAACCCACGAGTTTACATGCGTTCATTAGCTACTCGACAAGCGAATCTTGCCTTGTCTAAATATGTGCAGGAAGCAATTGACATTTGTAAGGCGGCGTCTTATGATTTGATTATTGTTGAAACTTCAGGTATTGGCCAGTCGGATACTGAGATTACAGAACACTGTGATGTATCATTATACGTTATGACGCCGGAATTTGGTGCGGCAACCCAGTTGGAGAAGATCGATATGTTGGATTTTGCCGACCTTGTAGCCATCAACAAATTTGATAAACGTGGCGCATTGGATGCTATCCGTGATGTAAAAAAGCAATACAAGCGTAACCATAATTTATGGGATGCCAATGATGATACGTTGCCAATTTTCGGAACCATTGCTTCTCAGTTTAATGATCCGGGGATGAACAATCTGTTCATGGCATTGATGGCGAAGATTAAGGAAAGAACCGGCGTTGATTTTCAGGCTCATTATGAACTAACCCCCGAAGTTTCTGAGAAGGTTTACATCATTCCACCAGATAGAAATCGCTACCTGGCTGAAATTGTAGAAAACAACCATGAATATAAAAGCTGGGTTAACGAACAATGCGTTATTGCTCAGAAAATGTTTCAGTTGAAGGGTACGATCGATTTGTTGAAAGCGCCCAATTCTACCGATCTGGCAGCGGAATCAATAGCACAACTTGAAGGACTTTACAATCATTTGGAAGATAATCTTGCAGGTGAATGTAAGCGTTTGTTGCGTGAATGGCCGGAAACGGTAAAAAAATACAAAGAAGATAACTTTATCTATAAAGTTCGTGATAAAGAGATTAAACAAGCACTGTATTACGAATCGTTATCGAAGCTTCGTATTCCTAAAATCTCTTTGCCAAAATATGAGGCTTGGGGTGATATATTGCGTTGGTTGCTGACCGAAAATGTTCCGGGAGAGTTTCCATATGCAGCCGGCGTGTTTCCACTGAAACGAGAAGGCGAAGATCCAACTCGTATGTTTGCTGGAGAAGGTGGTCCGGAGAGAACCAACAAGCGTTTCCATTATGTTTCATTGGGTCAACCGGCACATCGTTTATCGACTGCATTTGATTCAGTTACACTATATGGCGAAGATCCTCACGTTCGTCCGGATATCTATGGAAAAATAGGTAATTCAGGGGTTTCAATTGCGACGCTTGATGACTGCAAAAAACTGTATTCAGGTTTTGATCTTTGTCATCCGAGCACCTCTGTTTCTATGACCATTAATGGCCCTGCTCCAATGCTGTTAGGCTTTTTTATGAACACGGCTATCGATCAGCAATGTGAAAAATATATTCACCAGCATGGATTGGTTAAGGAGGTAAAAGCTAAGATCGATGAGATCTATAAAAAGAAAGGCTTGGAAAAACCTACGTACAATGGTGAACTTCCCGAGGGTAACAATGGGTTGGGTTTAATGCTGTTGGGTGTTACGGGAGATGAGGTATTGCCGGCCGATGTGTATGAAAAAATAAAAGCACATGCTATTGCGACGGTTCGCGGGACAGTACAGGCCGATATTTTGAAAGAAGACCAGGCGCAGAATACTTGTATTTTCTCAACTGAATTTGCTTTGAGAATGATGGGAGATATTCAACAGTACTTTATTGACGAGAAGGTTCGCAATTTTTATTCAGTATCAATTTCAGGGTATCACATTGCAGAAGCTGGTGCCAACCCGATTTCTCAGCTTGCATTTACATTAGCGAACGGATTCACGTTTGTTGAATATTACCTAAGCCGGGGAATGCATATTGATGAGTTTGCGCCAAATCTTTCGTTCTTCTTCTCCAATGGCATCGATCCGGAATATTCTGTTATTGGTCGTGTTGCCAGAAGAATTTGGGCCAAAGCGATCAAAAATAAATACAAAGGAAATGATCGTTCACAAAAGTTGAAGTATCATATTCAAACCTCTGGCCGCTCATTGCATGCGCAGGAAATTGATTTTAACGATATCAGAACTACATTACAGGCGTTATATGCAATTTACGACAACTGTAATTCTTTGCATACGAATGCATATGATGAAGCGATCACCACTCCAACAGAAGAATCTGTTCGTCGGGCAATGGCTATCCAGCTTATCATTAACCGCGAATTGGGATTAGCTAAGAATGAAAATCCAATTCAAGGTGCGTTTATTATTGAAGAACTGACTGATCTGGTAGAAGAAGCGGTATTGACGGAATTCAAACGGATAAATGATAGAGGTGGTGTTTTAGGAGCGATGGAAACTATGTATCAACGCAGCAAAATACAGGAAGAATCATTGTATTACGAAACGTTGAAACATACTGGTGCCTATCCGATTATTGGGGTTAACACCTTCTTAAATAGTAAAGGATCGCCTACGGTTGTTCCGCAAGAAGTTATTCGCGCAACTGAAGATGAAAAACAGTATCAGATTGCCGCACTTCATGCTTTTCAAAAACGCAACGACGCCCAAAGTGTTCAACTATTGAAAGAGTTGCAACAAGCAGCAATTCACAATGAGAATATTTTTGATAAACTGATGGAGGTATCGAAATGCTGTTCTTTAGGACAGATTTCTGCTGCACTTTATCAGGTGGGCGGACAGTACAGAAGAAATATGTAG
- a CDS encoding M1 family metallopeptidase yields MKFHYIALLSFSIIACKQEPKKQTTEKEPLPLVRQDDMHSFAKPNKAKVKHLDLHLEVDFEKKQISGLATWDIETKENTDEIIFDTNGLLIDSVKVDGSSVQFSLGHEKKYLGRPLDIDIKPTAKKVSIWYRTIPQAEAVQWLNPQQTADKKYPFLFTQSEAILARSWIPCQDSPAIRFTYNATVRVPNYLIALMSATNPTAKNSKGVYTFKQEKPISSYLMALAVGDLEYKQLGPNTGVYAEHSMIKKCAAEFEGLPKMMIAAEKLYGPYQWGRYDVLVLPPSFPFGGMENPELTFATPTIIAGDRSLVSLVAHELAHSWSGNLVTNASWNDMWLNEGFTVYFERRIMEEMEGKDYADMLSVLGFQELQATITDLGPTNEDTKLKLNLRGRNPDDAVGDIAYEKGFCLLKTIENAVGRQRFDAFVTNYFNTHAFKTITSEEFIDYYYKELIGNDKTLAEKIGIEKWVFEPGLPANCPKFNSTRFDAVDTALEQWIKGKPASSLTTKNWSSHEWLHFVRHLPDSMTPEQMKELDKTFKFTESGNSEVLAAWLTLAINNHYVDAYPSLNNFLEHVGRRRFLIPLYKALASTEEGKKMAKGIYASARANYHSVAQVTIDEMLK; encoded by the coding sequence ATGAAGTTTCATTATATCGCATTATTATCTTTTAGTATAATTGCGTGTAAACAAGAACCTAAGAAGCAAACGACTGAAAAAGAACCTTTGCCGTTAGTCCGACAGGATGATATGCATAGCTTTGCAAAACCTAATAAAGCGAAAGTAAAACACCTTGACCTCCATCTTGAAGTTGATTTTGAAAAGAAACAGATAAGCGGTCTTGCAACATGGGATATTGAAACCAAAGAAAACACGGATGAAATCATTTTTGACACCAATGGTTTATTGATCGACAGTGTAAAAGTTGATGGAAGTTCGGTGCAATTCAGTTTAGGTCATGAAAAAAAATACCTTGGCCGACCATTAGACATTGATATCAAACCAACCGCAAAAAAGGTTTCAATTTGGTACAGGACGATCCCTCAGGCAGAGGCTGTACAATGGCTTAATCCGCAGCAAACGGCAGACAAAAAATATCCGTTCCTATTTACCCAGTCGGAAGCAATATTGGCTCGCTCTTGGATTCCTTGCCAGGATAGTCCGGCCATTCGATTTACCTATAATGCGACAGTCCGTGTTCCTAATTACCTGATTGCACTCATGAGTGCAACTAATCCGACGGCCAAAAACAGTAAAGGCGTTTACACATTCAAGCAAGAAAAGCCTATTTCATCTTATTTAATGGCCCTTGCTGTTGGCGACCTGGAGTATAAACAACTGGGTCCAAATACAGGGGTTTACGCAGAACACAGCATGATAAAAAAATGCGCCGCTGAATTTGAAGGCTTGCCTAAAATGATGATAGCTGCTGAAAAACTATATGGACCTTATCAATGGGGCCGATATGACGTTTTAGTGCTTCCTCCTAGTTTCCCTTTTGGCGGAATGGAAAATCCGGAGTTGACCTTTGCAACTCCAACTATTATTGCGGGTGATCGCTCATTAGTTAGCCTGGTGGCTCATGAGTTGGCTCATTCCTGGAGTGGAAATCTTGTTACCAATGCATCTTGGAATGATATGTGGCTGAATGAAGGATTCACTGTTTATTTTGAACGCAGAATTATGGAGGAAATGGAAGGCAAAGATTATGCAGACATGCTTTCTGTTTTAGGGTTTCAGGAACTACAGGCAACAATTACAGACTTGGGACCAACAAATGAAGACACCAAACTGAAACTAAATTTAAGAGGTAGGAATCCTGATGATGCTGTAGGTGATATTGCTTATGAAAAAGGATTTTGCTTGTTAAAAACTATAGAAAATGCGGTTGGCCGTCAGCGATTTGACGCCTTTGTAACCAACTATTTCAACACTCATGCCTTTAAAACAATCACAAGTGAAGAATTTATCGATTACTATTATAAAGAACTGATTGGCAATGATAAAACCCTTGCAGAAAAGATAGGAATTGAGAAATGGGTATTTGAGCCGGGCTTACCCGCAAATTGTCCTAAGTTTAACTCAACACGTTTTGATGCAGTAGATACTGCCTTAGAACAATGGATCAAAGGAAAGCCTGCATCCTCATTAACTACTAAAAACTGGAGTTCGCACGAATGGCTTCACTTTGTTCGTCATTTGCCAGATAGTATGACGCCTGAGCAAATGAAAGAACTTGACAAAACATTTAAGTTTACAGAAAGTGGCAATAGTGAAGTTTTAGCGGCATGGCTTACACTGGCCATTAACAATCATTATGTTGATGCCTATCCTTCTCTAAACAACTTTTTGGAACACGTTGGCCGTCGTCGCTTCTTAATACCACTCTACAAAGCGCTCGCCTCAACTGAAGAAGGAAAGAAAATGGCAAAGGGTATTTATGCAAGCGCCCGTGCTAACTATCATTCTGTGGCTCAAGTAACAATTGACGAAATGCTGAAATAA